A window of Cydia pomonella isolate Wapato2018A chromosome 22, ilCydPomo1, whole genome shotgun sequence contains these coding sequences:
- the LOC133530119 gene encoding uncharacterized protein LOC133530119, with product MAVVKVRSVTLVVWALIASLVTAQITFSRDWTGGKRAPAPLDCAQFTRLCRQFVHDLKTSMTVSGLDKHRRPDSEDPNYDEDK from the exons ATGGCTGTCGTGAAGGTTCG AAGCGTGACACTGGTGGTCTGGGCGCTGATAGCCAGCCTGGTGACAGCTCAGATCACATTCAGTCGCGACTGGACGGGCGGGAAACGCGCCCCGGCTCCACTCGACTGTGCTCAGTTCACACGGCTATGCCGGCAGTTCGTA CACGACCTGAAGACCTCGATGACCGTCTCCGGCTTGGACAAGCACCGACGGCCTGACTCCGAGGACCCCAACTATGACGAAGACAAATAA